In a genomic window of Aggregatimonas sangjinii:
- a CDS encoding M56 family metallopeptidase: MLLYILKSVACMAIFFVFYKVFLEKESVHVFKRFYLLLAVGAALLIPAIVFTDYVVVEPVPYIETPQTVVTDYDYIGIPSAFEKDVLDIEPVLWTIYFLGFTFFGLRFIQNLRQVIARIRKNPKQKSSNFIQVLLQESFPPHTFFQYIFLNKKELESNAIPKEVLLHEETHARQRHSLDVVSIELLQVIFWFNPFVYVFKKAIKLNHEFLADSAVLQKEINPTTYQNTLLSYLSPDSEKKYQPSLANAINYSSYSSIKKRFTIMKTRTSRKSIGLRSILLLPLLALLVYGFSNRESVYQEATSEIYVETRSECEDLEHLTIRLYDNKLDIEGKTFETGMDWLTYLDTTYGPSSENDEGANIHFALINEDNSENNIKGLLSAFSGGVWQVHESPSEKQLLEYDRLSKKYNAIPIEKRIIPSKDLKILKTIYNNMTDIQKQDAQPFPNCLPKNSQQGATKKQIKEYNALAKKYNRQLSEEKNIRIYKPEVERLEYLYALMTQEQKENAETFPDFPEPPPSPKAPKAPKVSKGEQSAIPPPPKTPKPTGTPDKNEKEFAEEAVDEIIANQDPYDFVTVPVATSYSSNSTLNYRGSEAIQHNSAMQKIDERQELNEHHFIPKPSDPPAPKSPLDHVVEMAKKGAVFYYEGNKISSDEAISILKKNKSINIETRGSNGNKPVVKLSTAPITID, from the coding sequence ATGCTGCTCTATATCTTAAAGTCCGTCGCCTGTATGGCCATTTTCTTTGTATTCTACAAAGTGTTCCTTGAGAAAGAAAGTGTACATGTTTTTAAAAGATTCTATTTGCTTTTGGCTGTGGGCGCAGCACTTCTGATTCCCGCAATTGTGTTCACCGATTATGTGGTCGTCGAACCCGTTCCCTACATAGAAACTCCACAGACCGTGGTTACGGACTACGATTATATCGGCATCCCCAGCGCATTCGAAAAAGATGTTCTAGATATTGAACCCGTGCTTTGGACCATATATTTCTTAGGGTTTACCTTTTTCGGTTTAAGGTTCATCCAAAACCTCAGGCAGGTTATCGCACGTATTCGCAAAAACCCCAAACAAAAATCCAGCAACTTCATTCAAGTGCTATTGCAAGAAAGTTTTCCGCCGCACACCTTTTTCCAGTATATATTTTTGAATAAGAAAGAACTAGAATCGAATGCTATCCCGAAAGAAGTCTTATTGCACGAAGAAACGCATGCAAGGCAAAGACACAGCTTAGATGTCGTATCTATCGAATTACTTCAGGTTATTTTCTGGTTCAATCCATTTGTATATGTCTTTAAAAAGGCCATTAAATTGAACCATGAATTTCTGGCAGATAGTGCCGTACTGCAAAAGGAAATCAACCCGACCACTTATCAAAATACCCTGTTATCGTACTTATCACCCGATAGCGAAAAGAAGTATCAGCCGTCGTTGGCCAATGCCATCAATTATTCATCGTATTCATCAATCAAAAAACGTTTTACCATCATGAAAACACGCACATCAAGAAAGTCAATCGGACTTAGAAGTATTTTGTTACTACCTCTTTTGGCCCTGTTGGTATATGGATTTTCCAACAGAGAGTCCGTTTATCAAGAGGCTACATCCGAAATATACGTTGAAACTCGTAGTGAATGTGAAGACCTAGAGCACCTGACCATACGCCTCTATGACAATAAACTGGACATAGAAGGGAAAACATTTGAAACCGGTATGGATTGGTTGACCTATTTAGATACCACATATGGTCCTAGTTCCGAAAATGACGAGGGAGCAAATATTCATTTCGCCCTTATAAATGAGGACAATTCCGAAAACAACATCAAAGGTCTTTTATCCGCCTTTAGTGGTGGGGTATGGCAGGTTCATGAAAGTCCTTCTGAAAAACAGCTACTGGAATACGATCGCCTTTCAAAAAAATACAACGCAATACCCATTGAAAAGCGCATTATCCCCTCAAAAGACTTGAAAATCTTGAAAACTATTTATAACAATATGACGGATATCCAAAAACAGGATGCGCAACCATTCCCAAATTGTCTACCGAAAAATAGCCAGCAAGGCGCCACCAAAAAGCAAATAAAAGAATACAACGCTTTGGCCAAAAAGTACAACCGACAGCTAAGCGAGGAAAAAAATATACGAATCTATAAGCCGGAAGTAGAGCGTTTGGAATACCTGTACGCACTAATGACCCAAGAACAAAAGGAAAATGCCGAAACTTTCCCGGATTTTCCAGAACCACCACCATCTCCAAAAGCCCCAAAGGCACCCAAAGTGAGCAAAGGAGAGCAAAGCGCTATTCCGCCACCGCCAAAAACACCCAAACCGACCGGCACACCCGATAAAAATGAAAAAGAATTCGCTGAAGAGGCTGTTGATGAAATCATTGCAAATCAGGATCCTTATGACTTTGTCACAGTTCCCGTGGCTACTTCGTATTCCTCGAACTCTACCCTGAATTATCGTGGTAGCGAAGCAATACAGCACAATAGCGCGATGCAAAAAATCGACGAGAGACAAGAATTAAATGAGCATCATTTTATCCCTAAGCCCAGCGATCCACCCGCTCCAAAATCCCCGTTAGACCATGTCGTTGAAATGGCAAAAAAGGGTGCCGTTTTCTACTACGAAGGCAACAAAATATCGTCTGACGAGGCCATCTCCATTTTAAAGAAAAACAAAAGTATCAATATTGAGACTAGGGGTTCAAATGGAAATAAACCTGTCGTGAAGCTGTCTACAGCACCCATCACCATAGACTGA
- a CDS encoding BlaI/MecI/CopY family transcriptional regulator translates to MQLSKSEEELMNILWKQKKAFMKDLLEAYPEPRPATTTVATLLKRMTDKGFVAYKSLGRLREYYPLVKKKDYFSKHVNGLIKNFFNDSPGQFASFFTQETDLSRTELEELRKLIDSEIKKK, encoded by the coding sequence ATGCAATTATCAAAGTCTGAAGAAGAATTAATGAACATCCTCTGGAAGCAAAAAAAGGCTTTCATGAAAGACCTATTAGAGGCTTATCCTGAACCTAGACCGGCGACCACCACTGTTGCGACCTTGCTCAAGCGCATGACCGACAAGGGGTTTGTCGCCTACAAAAGCTTGGGGAGATTACGGGAATATTATCCCTTGGTCAAAAAGAAGGATTATTTCTCGAAACATGTAAACGGCCTCATTAAAAATTTTTTTAATGACAGCCCGGGGCAATTTGCCTCTTTCTTTACCCAAGAGACCGACCTAAGCAGAACCGAGCTCGAAGAATTAAGAAAGCTTATCGATAGTGAAATAAAAAAGAAATAA